A portion of the Lysinibacillus timonensis genome contains these proteins:
- a CDS encoding ABC transporter permease: MNALIHLTSRNNKLFRRDRTLLLLSLLAVLIVILLNTVFLKQTQLNAIEEMIGLSPSVESMINEWMVAGLLSITAFTTTLGAFGIMIRDKESKKTHDFLTAPLSRSTIQFSYVINAFIIGFASTLLAFIACEMFLVITGSNLLSFLESLQIIGIITLTVALSSAINLFLVLFINTQNSFSTLSTIVGTVIGFLCGVYIPVGVLPTYVQQIIMYFPVSHTSVLFRQVFMADSIDKVFEGAPSEVLLEYQRNTGVIYELNSVTLSNSISVGFIITATIVFAVISILLFKRKNK, encoded by the coding sequence ATGAATGCTTTAATTCATCTTACAAGTCGAAACAACAAATTATTTCGTCGGGATCGAACTCTTTTACTTTTATCATTATTAGCCGTATTGATTGTCATTTTATTAAATACTGTTTTTTTGAAACAAACGCAACTTAATGCAATAGAAGAGATGATAGGTTTGTCCCCTTCGGTGGAATCTATGATTAATGAATGGATGGTCGCAGGATTACTGTCAATAACAGCATTCACAACAACTTTAGGTGCGTTTGGGATTATGATTAGAGATAAGGAAAGTAAAAAGACACACGATTTTCTAACTGCCCCTCTGTCAAGATCGACTATTCAATTCAGTTATGTAATCAATGCGTTCATCATTGGTTTTGCCTCAACACTTTTAGCATTTATCGCATGTGAAATGTTTTTAGTTATAACAGGGAGTAATCTCCTAAGTTTTCTTGAATCACTTCAAATTATTGGCATCATTACTCTTACTGTCGCCCTCTCCAGCGCAATAAACTTATTTTTAGTACTATTTATTAATACACAAAACTCATTCTCTACTTTAAGTACAATTGTTGGGACAGTTATCGGCTTCTTATGTGGAGTATATATTCCAGTAGGCGTTTTACCAACCTATGTTCAGCAAATAATTATGTATTTCCCTGTTAGCCATACTTCTGTTTTATTTAGACAGGTCTTTATGGCGGATTCGATAGATAAAGTATTTGAAGGTGCACCATCAGAAGTTCTACTTGAATATCAAAGGAATACTGGTGTTATCTATGAATTAAATTCTGTGACATTATCTAATAGTATTAGCGTTGGATTTATTATTACGGCTACTATTGTATTTGCTGTAATCTCGATTTTGTTGTTTAAGAGGAAAAATAAATAG
- a CDS encoding FMN-dependent NADH-azoreductase has protein sequence MTNVLVIKANNRPDGVSTKMYETFMAEVANAEGLNISTFDVFAENMPYFGQDLFNAFGKAQAGEELSDIEAASLAAFNKSREALTAAEVVVFAFPLWNLTIPAALQSFIDYTYGSGYSFKYNEKGQLVPLMTDKKYIVLSARGGIYSSPEAAPSEMAATYINNVIGGVYGMQKLDEVIIEGHNADPANAESIIAAGLEKVKSTAQKLVSVTA, from the coding sequence ATGACTAATGTATTAGTAATTAAGGCAAATAATCGCCCTGATGGTGTATCAACTAAAATGTACGAAACTTTTATGGCAGAAGTAGCAAATGCAGAAGGCTTAAATATATCAACATTTGACGTATTTGCTGAAAATATGCCGTATTTTGGGCAAGATCTATTCAACGCTTTCGGTAAAGCGCAAGCTGGCGAAGAACTGTCTGATATTGAAGCAGCATCTCTCGCAGCTTTCAATAAATCTCGTGAAGCATTAACAGCTGCTGAAGTAGTTGTATTTGCATTCCCATTATGGAACCTAACAATTCCAGCTGCATTACAATCATTTATCGACTATACATACGGTTCTGGCTACTCATTCAAATATAATGAAAAAGGCCAACTTGTTCCGTTAATGACTGATAAGAAATATATTGTATTATCAGCTCGTGGCGGTATTTACTCTTCTCCAGAAGCCGCACCTTCTGAAATGGCTGCTACTTACATTAACAATGTAATCGGTGGCGTTTATGGTATGCAAAAGCTAGACGAGGTTATCATTGAAGGTCACAATGCAGATCCAGCAAACGCTGAATCAATTATTGCAGCTGGTTTAGAAAAAGTGAAATCTACTGCTCAAAAGTTAGTATCTGTAACTGCTTAA
- a CDS encoding PIN domain-containing protein, translated as MNLHYYREKHQINRNDAIATGKGFTKFVFVVGIIAYLISLLGIELANKISTFIFYPLLFQIYGDRIPTLITTIIVTTIGISIVLLTKKLRLVGLTYFLKTYIVATIATNVILSLWQGNIPFLTNVIVLSIISLIIIGFVLNEFDDEWIPTSLSTAKSTLAHENMFKNLGSKIQGIEQEKISEYAYVSSFLGAEFKPKKSYDLGVSYTSDTTGLFSIFGLPHQGFISMINEKEVTSFVDICEYIMESKLEETVIFKIIIDPNIEGSVSTYEVVLYDFVKEQPKEIPSLLPDFQPNILDRFKYRENYLGAWFFQNTLAENALTFEISDSGLFYVNDFPKSGHLKSINGMEIHSSEELIAQMVSFNLNDTVTFTIEAQGSKNYSIELVDLRDFNSVTAMLGPILGKLYKKHENDKIIFGLDTNALIHYPTLPEVLAEYKPVVISKKVFEELDGKKSDEKIGHAARQAMKTIESLQERNAPFQIVGYEGKGLRFTSPDELIVKTYKKWNEENDSSIIFLSNDRGARVLARNEGLIASDIL; from the coding sequence ATGAACTTACATTATTACAGGGAGAAACATCAGATTAATCGCAATGATGCAATAGCAACAGGCAAAGGTTTTACAAAATTTGTATTTGTAGTTGGAATTATTGCTTACCTCATCTCACTGTTAGGGATTGAGTTAGCTAATAAGATATCTACATTCATTTTTTATCCGCTGTTATTTCAAATATATGGTGACCGAATTCCCACTTTAATTACAACTATTATTGTAACAACGATTGGGATTTCAATTGTATTATTAACTAAAAAGCTTCGACTAGTAGGTTTGACATATTTTCTGAAAACATATATTGTCGCAACTATAGCAACAAATGTCATATTAAGTCTATGGCAAGGCAACATACCATTTTTAACGAATGTCATTGTCCTTAGTATTATCTCTCTTATAATTATTGGATTTGTTTTAAACGAGTTTGATGACGAATGGATTCCTACAAGTCTCTCTACAGCAAAGTCTACTTTGGCCCATGAAAACATGTTTAAGAACTTAGGTTCTAAAATACAAGGTATTGAACAAGAGAAAATAAGTGAATATGCTTATGTCAGTTCTTTTCTTGGTGCCGAATTTAAACCTAAAAAATCTTATGATTTAGGTGTATCTTATACATCTGATACTACAGGGCTTTTCTCTATATTTGGACTCCCTCATCAAGGATTCATCTCGATGATCAATGAAAAAGAGGTTACTTCGTTTGTAGATATTTGTGAATATATCATGGAGTCCAAACTTGAAGAGACTGTTATTTTCAAAATTATTATTGATCCTAATATTGAAGGTTCAGTGAGTACTTACGAAGTGGTTCTATATGACTTTGTGAAAGAACAACCAAAAGAAATTCCATCATTATTACCTGATTTCCAACCTAACATATTAGACCGTTTTAAATACCGGGAAAACTATTTAGGTGCTTGGTTCTTTCAAAATACACTTGCAGAGAATGCACTTACTTTCGAAATAAGCGATTCGGGTCTATTTTATGTAAACGACTTCCCAAAAAGTGGCCATTTAAAGTCAATCAATGGAATGGAAATTCATTCTTCTGAGGAATTGATTGCTCAAATGGTATCATTTAATTTAAATGATACAGTCACATTTACGATCGAAGCACAAGGATCAAAAAATTATTCTATCGAATTGGTTGATTTAAGAGATTTTAATAGCGTGACAGCTATGTTAGGACCTATTTTAGGTAAGCTATATAAAAAGCACGAAAATGATAAGATTATTTTCGGCTTAGATACTAATGCTTTAATTCACTATCCTACACTTCCAGAGGTACTTGCTGAATACAAGCCAGTTGTAATTAGTAAGAAGGTCTTCGAAGAATTAGATGGAAAAAAATCTGATGAAAAGATTGGTCATGCTGCTAGACAAGCTATGAAAACAATTGAGTCTTTACAAGAAAGGAATGCTCCTTTCCAAATTGTCGGATATGAAGGAAAAGGACTTCGTTTTACTTCTCCAGATGAACTAATCGTTAAAACTTACAAAAAATGGAATGAGGAGAATGATAGCTCGATTATTTTTCTTTCTAATGATCGTGGGGCAAGGGTATTGGCTCGAAATGAAGGTTTAATTGCTTCAGATATCCTATGA
- a CDS encoding methyl-accepting chemotaxis protein: MKELFRFKSIKTKLLLSFMLITLIVVGFGAYLISSMKQMEEHTRQLSSKDIPLIGSEFSLLGVITQQQSELRGYLLDGGERYKETYYGLKEVSLKLQKDLLDKTNEPTIKEVSTQTEQVYKVIEEQFFPAIESGNIEDAKRILQSEIEPILTKSVEQMTAKALTTGEQSQKNGVQAYKNAEMSIYFGIIVGVILLVLIIVFSIVMPKQLTRTINELKTRMDLIARGDLSQQPLETNSRDEIGSLVKASNQVNENLKEILKEINNVSEVLLEQSSDLTKTTNEVNETSSQVSITMQELAAGSETQAGLSTDLSASMASLLHNIKEANHNGDSVYASSQKVIALTIEGSELMNSSILQMGKIDTIVKEAFQKVTGLDKQSHEIYKLVAVIREIAEQTNLLALNAAIEAARAGEQGKGFAVVADEVRKLAEQVSISVTDITHIVSNIQSETKMVTKSLQEGYKEVEIGKNQITATGDTFKEIDTSLAEVVTDIKEISNGLNDLVTNSNFINKSIEEIAAVSEESAAGIEETTASVEQSSYSMEQVATSARDLSNVASDLKVLITRFKL; the protein is encoded by the coding sequence ATGAAAGAATTATTTAGGTTCAAAAGTATTAAAACGAAATTACTACTCTCATTTATGCTTATCACATTAATTGTAGTTGGATTTGGTGCTTATTTGATTAGTTCAATGAAACAAATGGAAGAACATACTAGACAACTGTCTTCAAAAGATATTCCGTTGATAGGGTCAGAGTTTAGCCTATTAGGCGTTATTACTCAACAACAGAGTGAATTGCGCGGCTATTTGTTAGATGGTGGTGAAAGATATAAAGAAACTTATTATGGTTTAAAGGAAGTAAGTTTAAAATTACAAAAGGACTTATTAGATAAAACAAATGAGCCAACCATTAAAGAGGTGTCTACCCAAACGGAACAAGTTTATAAAGTAATTGAGGAACAATTCTTTCCTGCAATTGAAAGCGGTAACATAGAAGATGCAAAACGAATTCTTCAAAGCGAGATAGAGCCAATTTTAACGAAGAGCGTTGAGCAGATGACAGCGAAAGCTTTAACAACAGGAGAGCAGAGTCAAAAAAATGGTGTACAGGCCTATAAGAATGCTGAAATGTCTATATATTTCGGGATTATTGTCGGAGTTATTCTATTAGTTCTTATTATAGTATTTTCAATCGTTATGCCTAAACAGCTTACAAGAACAATAAACGAATTAAAAACACGTATGGATTTAATAGCCAGGGGAGATTTAAGTCAGCAACCACTTGAAACAAACTCAAGAGATGAAATTGGCTCATTAGTAAAAGCGTCTAATCAAGTGAATGAAAATTTAAAAGAAATTCTTAAGGAAATCAATAATGTATCCGAAGTACTGTTAGAACAAAGTAGTGATTTAACAAAAACTACAAATGAAGTTAATGAAACTAGTAGCCAAGTGTCCATTACAATGCAAGAACTTGCTGCAGGTTCAGAAACTCAAGCTGGACTAAGTACAGATCTGTCAGCCTCTATGGCATCACTATTACATAACATAAAGGAAGCAAATCACAATGGAGACTCTGTATATGCTTCTTCTCAGAAAGTTATTGCTCTTACAATAGAAGGTAGTGAATTAATGAATTCATCCATTTTACAGATGGGGAAAATTGATACCATTGTAAAAGAAGCATTTCAAAAGGTTACTGGACTCGACAAACAATCCCATGAGATATATAAACTAGTAGCTGTTATTAGAGAAATAGCTGAACAAACTAATCTATTGGCACTAAATGCTGCAATTGAAGCAGCACGAGCAGGTGAACAAGGGAAGGGGTTTGCTGTTGTTGCTGATGAAGTTAGAAAATTAGCAGAACAAGTATCAATATCTGTAACTGATATAACACATATCGTAAGTAATATTCAAAGCGAGACAAAGATGGTAACTAAATCCTTACAAGAAGGATATAAAGAAGTAGAAATCGGTAAAAATCAAATAACTGCTACGGGAGATACATTTAAAGAAATAGATACTTCACTTGCCGAAGTTGTAACTGATATTAAAGAAATTTCAAATGGTTTAAATGATTTAGTTACCAATAGTAATTTTATTAATAAATCTATAGAAGAAATTGCAGCTGTTTCAGAAGAATCTGCTGCAGGTATAGAAGAAACTACTGCTTCTGTAGAGCAATCAAGCTATTCAATGGAACAAGTAGCTACTAGTGCAAGGGACTTAAGCAATGTAGCGAGCGACCTTAAAGTGTTAATTACTAGATTTAAATTATAA
- a CDS encoding DinB family protein, giving the protein MQFNLKEAIEVLERTPKTLEYFLSGLSEGWLHCNEGKGTWNAIEVIEHLIEGEKNNWIPRLEFILQEGCNKPFPPFDRYAHLKDKPQESFDQKLQIFKSIRMQNISKLMSHIESDLHLEKEGSHPAFGTVKIRELLATWVVHDLTHVAQIVRVMAERYRDDVGPWTEYLGILKKQENKH; this is encoded by the coding sequence ATGCAGTTCAATTTGAAAGAAGCTATAGAGGTACTAGAACGTACACCAAAAACGTTAGAGTATTTCTTGTCTGGTTTATCGGAAGGATGGCTACATTGTAATGAAGGTAAAGGAACTTGGAATGCCATTGAAGTCATTGAGCACCTCATTGAGGGTGAGAAGAACAATTGGATTCCTAGATTAGAATTTATCCTACAGGAAGGTTGCAATAAACCATTTCCTCCATTTGATCGATATGCACACTTAAAAGATAAACCTCAAGAGTCATTTGACCAAAAGTTACAGATATTCAAATCAATAAGAATGCAAAATATTAGTAAGCTTATGTCTCATATTGAATCTGATCTACATCTTGAGAAGGAGGGTTCGCACCCTGCATTTGGTACAGTAAAGATAAGAGAGTTACTTGCAACCTGGGTTGTTCATGACTTAACACACGTTGCCCAAATTGTTAGAGTAATGGCTGAGAGATACAGAGATGACGTGGGTCCTTGGACAGAATACTTAGGTATTTTAAAAAAACAGGAGAATAAACATTAG
- a CDS encoding DMT family transporter, whose amino-acid sequence MKSKIQFICSMIIFGTIGLVVRYIDLAASERALLSSFLGCLFLLVIFFMMKRRIAWNLVKLNVLFLILSGIALGGNWIFLYQSYDHTTLANATLGYYFAPVLVMILSPVVLREQLAIKKVVCIVVAMIGMAMIVGEGVSASGSDDLLGLTFGLIAATFYAALLLLNKFIKEMGKLELTIIQLGTTSLLLMPYVFLTEGLGIFELSSSSIPFILILGIVNTGIGFWLFFSGMENLKGQSIAMLSYVDPFVAILISTMILQEQMTLVQILGGVLLLGSTFVSEIRSIHFSNRQMKTLPEGD is encoded by the coding sequence ATGAAATCTAAAATCCAGTTTATATGTTCGATGATTATTTTCGGTACAATCGGGTTGGTTGTTCGATATATTGATTTAGCAGCGAGTGAAAGAGCTTTGCTAAGTAGTTTTCTTGGATGTTTATTTTTATTAGTAATCTTCTTCATGATGAAGAGAAGAATAGCATGGAACCTAGTGAAATTGAATGTTCTGTTTTTAATTCTTTCTGGAATTGCATTGGGAGGAAACTGGATTTTTCTTTATCAATCCTATGATCATACGACACTTGCCAATGCGACACTAGGATACTACTTTGCACCTGTGCTTGTGATGATCCTTTCACCCGTTGTCCTTCGGGAACAATTAGCCATCAAAAAAGTGGTTTGTATTGTCGTAGCAATGATCGGTATGGCAATGATTGTAGGTGAAGGTGTAAGTGCATCTGGATCAGATGATTTACTTGGACTTACCTTTGGATTAATTGCGGCTACCTTTTATGCAGCATTATTACTTTTAAACAAATTCATAAAAGAGATGGGCAAGTTAGAGCTGACCATCATTCAGCTTGGAACGACCTCTTTATTACTAATGCCGTATGTTTTTTTGACCGAAGGCCTTGGTATTTTTGAATTATCTAGCTCTTCTATTCCTTTTATTTTAATTTTAGGGATTGTCAATACAGGGATTGGATTTTGGTTGTTTTTTTCTGGAATGGAGAATTTGAAAGGGCAAAGTATAGCGATGTTAAGTTATGTAGATCCATTTGTAGCTATATTGATTTCTACAATGATACTGCAAGAACAGATGACCCTAGTTCAAATACTTGGAGGTGTACTGTTATTAGGATCTACATTTGTTAGCGAAATTAGATCCATCCATTTTTCAAATCGCCAAATGAAAACTCTTCCAGAAGGGGACTGA
- a CDS encoding LysR family transcriptional regulator, whose amino-acid sequence MNIQKYMAFVKVVEYGSFTKAAEALNYTQSGISRMMNDLETEWGISLFERGRDGITLTSDGLKLLPQLTRIYNEHEMLMSKIEELHGLETGMIRIGTFSSVATHWLPNMIKVFKKDYPNIDFELLLGDYTEIEQWIVEGRVDFGFLRLPAKAGLETIFIEQDRLLVVIPENHPLSECDKFPINELSNSPFMLLEKGAKAEISEIFEQHQLSPQVHFTTWDDYAIMSMVENGLGISILPELILQRIPYQIITKDLEVPAFRNIGVAMREQKSLSLAAKRFLDYLPFRKKSKTD is encoded by the coding sequence ATGAATATCCAAAAATATATGGCCTTTGTAAAAGTAGTGGAATATGGAAGCTTTACAAAAGCCGCTGAAGCGTTAAATTATACACAGTCTGGCATTAGCCGAATGATGAATGATTTAGAAACGGAGTGGGGGATAAGTCTTTTTGAAAGAGGACGTGACGGAATAACATTAACATCTGATGGTTTAAAGCTGCTGCCCCAATTAACGAGAATCTACAATGAGCATGAGATGTTGATGAGTAAAATTGAAGAGCTACATGGGTTGGAGACTGGGATGATCCGAATCGGAACATTTTCCAGCGTGGCAACACATTGGTTACCAAATATGATTAAAGTCTTTAAGAAAGACTATCCAAATATTGATTTTGAGTTACTTTTAGGTGATTATACAGAAATCGAACAATGGATTGTAGAAGGTCGAGTAGACTTTGGATTTTTACGCCTACCGGCAAAAGCAGGATTGGAAACAATCTTTATAGAACAAGATCGTTTGTTGGTCGTCATACCTGAAAATCATCCTCTTTCTGAATGTGATAAGTTCCCCATCAACGAGTTATCCAACAGCCCTTTTATGCTGCTAGAAAAGGGAGCAAAGGCAGAAATCTCTGAAATTTTTGAGCAACATCAGCTCTCACCCCAAGTTCATTTTACAACGTGGGATGACTATGCCATTATGTCTATGGTGGAAAACGGGTTAGGTATCAGTATATTACCAGAATTAATTTTGCAACGTATTCCTTACCAAATCATAACTAAAGATCTTGAGGTCCCTGCATTTCGGAATATCGGGGTTGCTATGAGAGAGCAAAAATCACTTTCACTTGCTGCCAAGCGATTTTTAGACTATCTTCCATTTAGGAAAAAAAGTAAAACGGATTGA
- a CDS encoding DUF4261 domain-containing protein → MTTQQEVAMQEMIDWLAHEQELGQPPSEIELAGEFDLHEMHYYIFKYKETALGEWLLGVCGGYESEEDMEHCGHIFSEMEPYDPATAEQEAIKIVEMVREYWMQRAEDYGNDEAESEPGLFNGFVLLNSEQCDFEQIKANLMNDWGISYVLEDEDTDKDTLVFEVDNCLVAATFINAPIPDGEAEHFAQGNYLWPEAVEVTKTHVAQILLAVLPRDCSPIDSSKLYTKLAASCLKLPNAIGIYTGGTVAQPEIFIEMAEMIRDEEMIPLLNVIYFGLIGTEKGTDGYTYGLKAFGKDEIEVLGSPLTPSDMRDFLIMISEYIVGEDVTLNDGETIGFTAEQKLPITRSEGIYIEGQTLKIHYM, encoded by the coding sequence ATGACAACTCAACAGGAAGTAGCAATGCAAGAGATGATTGATTGGCTTGCGCATGAACAAGAACTTGGACAGCCGCCTAGTGAAATAGAGCTTGCGGGGGAATTTGATTTACATGAGATGCATTATTACATATTCAAGTATAAGGAAACAGCGCTTGGAGAATGGCTTCTTGGTGTATGTGGGGGCTATGAAAGCGAAGAAGATATGGAACATTGTGGTCATATCTTTAGTGAGATGGAACCGTATGATCCAGCGACTGCGGAGCAAGAAGCGATAAAAATCGTAGAGATGGTTCGTGAATATTGGATGCAGCGAGCGGAGGATTATGGAAATGATGAGGCAGAGAGTGAGCCGGGGTTGTTTAATGGTTTTGTTTTACTCAATTCTGAGCAATGTGACTTTGAGCAAATTAAAGCAAACCTTATGAATGACTGGGGTATTTCGTACGTATTAGAGGATGAGGATACAGATAAAGATACGCTCGTTTTTGAGGTGGACAATTGTTTAGTAGCTGCAACCTTTATTAATGCGCCTATTCCAGACGGGGAGGCCGAGCATTTTGCACAGGGGAATTATTTGTGGCCGGAAGCTGTAGAGGTTACGAAAACGCATGTAGCGCAAATTCTATTAGCAGTATTACCACGCGATTGTTCGCCGATTGATAGTAGTAAGCTATACACGAAGCTTGCAGCGAGCTGTTTAAAGCTCCCGAATGCAATCGGGATTTATACAGGCGGCACGGTCGCGCAGCCGGAAATATTCATCGAGATGGCCGAAATGATTCGAGATGAAGAGATGATTCCGCTACTGAATGTTATATATTTCGGGTTAATTGGAACAGAGAAGGGCACAGATGGATATACTTACGGTCTGAAGGCTTTCGGGAAAGATGAAATTGAAGTGCTAGGTAGTCCGTTAACGCCTTCAGATATGCGTGATTTTTTAATTATGATTTCAGAATATATTGTAGGGGAAGACGTAACGCTAAATGATGGTGAAACAATTGGTTTCACCGCAGAGCAAAAGCTGCCAATTACTCGTTCAGAGGGAATTTATATAGAAGGACAAACGCTTAAGATTCATTATATGTAA
- the glmS gene encoding glutamine--fructose-6-phosphate transaminase (isomerizing) — MCGIVGYNGVLDAKEILLRGLEKLEYRGYDSAGIAVRNEEGVTVFKEKGRIADLRTAVNNDVAATIGIGHTRWATHGVPNKLNAHPHQSSTGRYTLVHNGVIENYHLLQKAYLKGIQIQSDTDTEVIVQLVDLFAKEGLSTVEAFRKTLSLVHGSYALALLDQEDADTIYVAKNKSPLLVGVGEGFNVVASDAMAMLQVTDQFIELRDKEIVLVHRDKVEITTLDGRVIDRKPFKAELDASDIEKGTYPHYMLKEIDEQPGVVRKIIQAYSNANGELSIDENILTALKEADRLYIIAAGTSYHAGLIGKQYFEKIAGIPVEVHISSEFGYNVPLLSEKPLFIFITQSGETADSRQVLVKIKEMGYPALTITNVPGSTLSREADYTLLLHAGPEIAVASTKAYVAQVAVLALTAYVTAISLGKEVDFDLKQELAIAANAIQTLVDSKDELEQIAEDYLKVARNAFFIGRNLDYYVSLEGALKLKEISYIQAEGFAGGELKHGTIALIEEGTPVFALATQEQVALNIRGNVKEVVARGAYACIIAMEGLNEEGDRLVIPNVHALLTPLVSVIPLQLISYYAALHRRADVDKPRNLAKSVTVE; from the coding sequence ATGTGTGGAATCGTTGGATATAATGGTGTTTTAGATGCCAAGGAAATTTTATTAAGAGGTTTAGAAAAATTAGAGTATCGTGGTTATGACTCTGCAGGTATTGCTGTTCGAAATGAAGAAGGCGTAACAGTATTTAAAGAAAAAGGTCGTATTGCGGATTTACGTACAGCAGTGAATAATGATGTTGCTGCAACGATCGGAATTGGCCATACACGTTGGGCAACTCATGGTGTACCAAACAAACTTAATGCACACCCACATCAAAGTTCTACGGGACGTTATACACTTGTACACAATGGAGTAATTGAAAACTACCATTTACTACAAAAAGCATATTTAAAAGGCATTCAAATACAATCAGATACTGATACTGAAGTAATCGTACAATTAGTTGATTTATTTGCTAAGGAAGGTCTATCTACCGTAGAAGCTTTCCGCAAAACATTATCTTTAGTACATGGTTCTTATGCTCTTGCACTACTTGACCAAGAAGATGCAGATACAATCTACGTTGCAAAAAATAAATCACCATTACTAGTTGGTGTTGGTGAAGGTTTTAACGTGGTAGCATCTGATGCGATGGCTATGTTACAAGTGACAGACCAATTTATTGAACTACGAGACAAAGAGATTGTTTTAGTGCATAGAGATAAAGTAGAGATTACAACTTTAGATGGACGTGTCATTGATCGAAAACCGTTTAAAGCAGAACTAGATGCGAGTGATATTGAAAAAGGAACTTATCCTCACTACATGCTAAAAGAAATTGACGAACAACCAGGTGTCGTTCGTAAAATTATTCAAGCATATAGCAATGCAAATGGAGAGTTATCCATTGATGAGAACATTTTAACAGCATTAAAAGAAGCAGATCGTTTATATATTATTGCGGCAGGAACAAGTTACCACGCTGGTTTAATCGGGAAACAATATTTCGAAAAAATTGCAGGTATTCCAGTAGAAGTACACATTTCAAGTGAATTTGGCTATAACGTTCCTTTATTATCAGAAAAACCGTTATTCATCTTCATTACGCAATCTGGTGAAACTGCAGATAGTCGTCAAGTATTAGTTAAAATTAAAGAAATGGGTTATCCAGCATTAACAATCACAAATGTACCTGGTTCAACGTTATCACGTGAAGCAGACTACACATTGTTATTACATGCTGGTCCTGAGATTGCAGTTGCTTCAACAAAAGCTTATGTAGCGCAAGTTGCCGTATTAGCATTAACTGCATATGTAACAGCTATTTCATTAGGTAAAGAAGTGGACTTTGACTTAAAACAAGAGCTTGCTATCGCTGCAAATGCAATTCAAACATTAGTTGACTCAAAAGATGAATTAGAACAAATTGCAGAAGATTATTTAAAAGTTGCTCGTAATGCTTTCTTCATCGGCCGTAACTTAGACTATTATGTAAGTCTAGAAGGTGCATTGAAGTTAAAAGAGATTTCATATATCCAAGCTGAAGGCTTTGCTGGTGGGGAATTAAAACATGGTACGATTGCTTTAATTGAAGAAGGTACGCCAGTATTCGCATTAGCTACACAAGAGCAAGTAGCGTTAAACATTCGTGGTAATGTGAAAGAAGTAGTAGCGCGCGGTGCTTATGCATGTATTATTGCAATGGAAGGTCTAAACGAAGAAGGAGACCGCCTTGTAATTCCGAATGTGCATGCTCTTTTAACGCCACTAGTATCGGTTATTCCGTTACAATTAATTAGCTACTATGCAGCATTACATCGTCGTGCGGATGTGGATAAACCACGTAACTTGGCAAAGTCAGTGACAGTGGAGTAA
- a CDS encoding type 1 glutamine amidotransferase domain-containing protein: protein MAKVATLITDLFEDIEFTSPKEALQEAGHTVVTIDKEGNKAVRGKQGEVRVEIDFGINDVKPEEFDALFIPGGFSPDLLRDDDRIVAFVKSFMNDMKPVFAICHGPQLLITARSIDGRDITGYKSIRVDLENAGAKYHDEEVFVCQKQLVTSRTPQDLPAFNREIVNLLKEKGL, encoded by the coding sequence ATGGCTAAGGTAGCAACACTAATAACAGATTTATTCGAGGATATTGAGTTTACAAGCCCTAAAGAGGCATTACAGGAAGCAGGACACACAGTAGTAACCATCGATAAAGAAGGAAATAAAGCGGTACGTGGTAAACAAGGAGAAGTACGTGTTGAAATCGATTTTGGAATAAATGATGTGAAGCCAGAAGAGTTTGATGCGCTATTTATTCCAGGAGGATTTTCACCAGACTTACTTCGTGATGATGACCGGATTGTTGCCTTTGTAAAATCATTTATGAATGACATGAAGCCAGTATTCGCAATATGTCATGGCCCACAATTATTAATTACCGCAAGATCAATTGATGGACGTGATATTACTGGTTATAAGTCAATTCGTGTAGATTTAGAAAACGCGGGAGCAAAATACCATGATGAAGAAGTGTTCGTTTGTCAAAAACAGCTCGTCACAAGTCGTACACCTCAAGATTTACCTGCATTCAATCGTGAAATTGTAAATTTATTAAAAGAAAAAGGCTTGTAA